The following proteins come from a genomic window of Sardina pilchardus chromosome 1, fSarPil1.1, whole genome shotgun sequence:
- the LOC134077142 gene encoding GTPase IMAP family member 9-like, whose amino-acid sequence MSYESQCINYECLLTVPERRIVLLGKTGPGKSASANTILGKTIFTEEVSFESVTQTCDLQHAEVAGRHITVIDTPGLFDTGRSIEQLKSELEKCVQLSRPGPHAFLLVIRLDARFTEEEGNAVKWIQENFGERALKYTIVLLTHGDVLEGEPVEGYLQKSGLLSSLIERFGGRYHVFNNKKKRGRTQVLELLEKIDVMVEENGGGCYTSKMYQDAQGKRMAILGGFMGATVATGGLAAAGVVGGAAAAAVGGASALGGASLAMLSRLHGRGSKQVDILETGDSEEESEVDDDS is encoded by the exons ATGAGCTACGAGTCACAA TGCATTAATTATGAATGTCTCCTCACAGTGCCTGAGCGGAGGATTGTGCTGCTGGGAAAAACTGGTCCAGGAAAGAGTGCATCCGCCAACACCATCCTTGGGAAGACAATATTCACAGAGGAAGTCTCATTTGAATCTGTAACTCAAACTTGTGATCTACAGCATGCTGAGGTGGCTGGTAGACACATTACTGTGATTGATACACCAGGGTTGTTTGATACAGGAAGGTCAATAGAACAGCTGAAAAGTGAACTAGAGAAATGTGTTCAGTTGTCTCGTCCTGGGCCTCATGCCTTTCTGCTGGTGATCAGGCTAGATGCAAGATTcacagaagaggaggggaaCGCAGTGAAGTGGATCCAGGAGAACTTTGGTGAGAGGGCTTTGAAGTACACCATAGTGCTCCTCACCCATGGAGATGTGCTGGAGGGAGAACCAGTGGAGGGCTATCTGCAGAAAAGTGGTTTGCTATCTTCACTTATTGAGAGGTTTGGAGGTAGATATCATGTCTTcaacaataaaaagaaaagaggtcGTACTCAGGTCCTGGAGCTACTGGAGAAGATAGACGTCATGGTGGAGGAGAATGGTGGAGGATGCTATACTAGTAAGATGTACCAGGATGCTCAGGGAAAG AGGATGGCCATCCTAGGAGGCTTCATGGGGGCCACTGTGGCCACAGGTGGGTTAGCAGCTGCAGGAGTAGTGGGAGGAGCCGCCGCAGCAGCTGTGGGAGGGGCTTCTGCCCTTGGGGGCGCCTCCCTGGCCATGCTCAGCAGGTTACATGGACGAGGAAGCAAACAAGTGGACATTCTGGAGACAGGTGATAGTGAGGAAGAATCAGAGGTTGATGATGACAGTTAA